TCAGAGATAATCGGTTTCTTTACTTGAACATCATAAATCAACGGATTTGGATTTTTGCCTTTTGCTTTTTTAAGCGAATTTCCTTTTAAAGTATTTTCTACTTTCAATCTACAGTTTCCTCCTATTTTGGAGTAGATTTTCAACTCCGAAACTTTATTGTTTTTCCACGTCATGTCAATTACAAATCCGCCTCTGGCCACCAGACCTTTTATACTTCCGTCTTTCCAAACGCTAGGTAAAGCCGGCAATAAATGTATTTCATCTTCCTGACTCTGCATTAACATTTCAGCAAAACCGGCTGTGCATCCAAAGTTACCATCAATTTGAAACGGCTGATGCGCATCTAACATATTCGGATACGTTCCACCGCCTTTTCTTTGGTCAGCTGTCACCAAATGCAATTGATCCTGAATTAATTTATAAGCATGATTTCCGTCTAAAAGTCTGGCCCATAAATTTACTTTCCATCCCATCGACCAGCCTGTAGATTCGTCTGTTCTGTAAATCAAAGATTGCTTGGCCGCTTCAAATAACTCAGGTGTTTTAATTGCCGAAATCTGATTACTCGGATACAATCCGTATAAATGCGAAACGTGTCGGTGATTGTCTTTTGGATTATCCCAATCCTCCTGCCATTCTTGTAACTGACTGTGTTTTCCAACCTTCATTGGAGGCATTTTAGCTAAAGCATCACGTACTTTTTTCACATAAGCTGCATCCGGAGAAACCAAAGCCGAAGCCTCAGTAACATGCGTAAACAAATCAAAAATCAATTGATTGTCCATTGTAGTTCCGGAAGCAATTGTCGCTTTTCCTGTTCCGCCCGCATGTGTGTTTTCGGGAGAACTTGAAGGGACAACCACCAAATATTTTGTATTCGGATCGATCACCATAAAATCAAGGAAAAAATCTGCAGCTCCTTTCATAATTGGATAAATTTCTGCCAGATATTTTTTATCACCAGTGTATAAATATCTTTCCCATAAATCCTGACAAATCCATGCACCGCCTGTCGGCCACATTCCTGATGCAGCAGAATCTACGGGAGCCGTTACACGCCAGATATCGGTATTGTGGTGCAAAACCCAACCGCTGGCATTGTACATTATTTTCGCAGTTTCTGCGCCCGTAACACTTAATTCTTTTGCCATTTGAACAAAAGGTTCGTGCATTTCCTGAAGATTGGTTACCTGTGCAGGCCAATAATTCATTTCGGCATTGATGTTTGTGGTGTATTTACTGTCCCAAGGAGGTGTTACCATGTCGTTCCAAATTCCCTGCAAATTAGCCGGCTGACCGCCTGGCTGTGAACTCGAAATTAAAAGATAACGTCCAAACTGAAAATACAAAGCTGCCAATTGCGGATCAAATTGTTTCGAGAAGTCGCGAATTCTTTCGTTTGTTGGTTGCTTCACTAAATCATTCGAACCTAAATTTAAAGCCACTCTGTTGAAAAATTTTTGGTAATAATCAACGTGGGATTTTTTTATGGTTTCAAAATCTTTTACTTCGGCTTTAGCCAAATACTCTTTACTTTTGGCAATTTCATCGCCCGATATATCCTGATAATTTTTAAAATTAGTTGCGATCGAAATATACAAAGTCACTTCATCGGCTTTATTAATGCTTAAGATTCCGTTGCTGGCGTTAATTTCGCCGCCTTTATTTTTAGCCGTTAAACGCCCCTGAAATTTTACTTTTCCTTTTACGCCTTCAAAATTAGTCCCTAAACCCGAAAGTATGATTTGGTTTCCTTCTGTTGAAGCTACCGTTTTATCAATCGGACTATTCATAAAAACATTGCAGGTAATCTGCCCCGGCTGACTCGCCGAAAGTTTCACCACAATAACCTGATCTGAAAATGCGGTTAGAATTTCTCTGGTAAATTCGATACCGTTTACTTTGTATTTTACTTTTGCGGTGGCGGTGCTTATATCTAAATCACGGTAATAATCGGTATATTTTTGATGTCCTGCGAAGGAAATATAAACGCTCCCAAAAGTTTGGTACGGCATTCCGTCATTAGTCTGCGACATAATATCTTTGGTTGCCAAATCCTGTGCTTCATCAAATTTCCCATCAAAAATAAGCTGTCTTACTTTTGGCAAAGCCTCGATTGATTTAGAATGTGCATTGCTGTTTGGAGAACCTGCCCAAATGGTTTCTTCATTCAATTGCAAACGTTCTACAGCAGGATCGCCAAAAACCATCGCCCCCAAGCGTCCGTTACCTAATGGCAAAGCTTCGTTCCAGATTGCAGCCGGTTTATCGTACCATAATTTCAGGTCGTTTTGTGCTGTTGCTGTAAGCGAAAAAATCCCAAAACAAATCGCCGTAATTTTACTTTTTAACTTCATAGTATATTTTTTTTTCGCCACGAATTCACGAATTAACTCTAATCATTCTTTGCGTTTAATTTCTCAAATTTATTTTTCTAATAATTAAAAATACTCTCGCAGATTATGGAGATTAATAATTCGTGAATTCGTGGCTATTTTTTAACCTCGTAAACTTTCAGATTTTTTTCTCCGAACATTTCATATAATTTGTTGATGTCTTTCAACGCATTTTTAGGCAGATTTTCTGCTTTGTTTCCAAAAACATACAACTTATCGTAAGTTTCAATCACACAAGCCGATTCGTCGATTTCGCCTTTATCATTCTTCACTTTATTCAAATCTAAATTTAAATATTTCGCCATAAACGGATACAAAGCCATACGTTTTGAAACTCCGAAATCATGTCCTTCTTTTGCAAAATGAGCATTTTCGACTAAATCTTTCTTTCCGTACAATTCATACGTTCTCTGGATAAAAGGAAATTCCAGTTCCGGAACCGCTAAGGTCCAGTCTTTTCCATCAGAAACAATTAATTGCGGTTTTGGCGCCATCATCGCTGATATTTCTGCATTGTTTGTTCCGTTGCCGCATAAGTGAATGCCACGACCGCTTTCACACGGACAACCGCCTGAAAAATGAGATGAAACCATCACAACCGGAGCTGAAACTTTGATTCGGTCATCTAATGCTGCTAAAAACATCGTATGAGAACCTCCGCCAGAACCACCAGTAACGCCAACTCTTGACATATCAGCATTTTTTACCGTTGCCAAATAATCCAGAAAACGTATTCCGGTTAAAACCTGAACTGTCGATGCAATACTATTTCTGTGCGTTTCTTCAGGAAACTGTAATAATGATTCTCCCCATGCAAATAAATCATAAGACACAACAATAGCGCCCATTTTAGCCATAATCGCGCAACGGTACTGCTCGTCTTTTCTATATCTTCCATCTCCAAAATGTCCGTCAGGAGTTAAAATAACTGCTGCTTTTTTATTTAACGGATACGGTTTGTAAATCGATCCAGTTGCATAAACACCCGGCAAGATTTCCAAAGCGATATTTTCTACGCTGTAATCTTTATAAATTCTCTTTGGAGTTAAAAGTGGTTTAGACTTTGGCGTAGGGGGCGCCTTATCCAAACCAAATGAGGTTATCATACAAGCTTTTAACTCCGTTTTACGTTTTTCCCATTGTTCTTTAGTCGAATAAAGGCTTTCTAAATAAAACAAGCGTTCTTTTCCTTTATCAACTGAAACTTTATGGTTTTCATATTTACGAATAATGTAGGTTCCATCTGGCTGTTTAAAATACATCAATTCAAACGGAGCCAGAATGTTAGTTAACGAAATAGCCAGATTTCCGGGTTCAATTCTCCAGTCGGCATAATCCAGTTCTTTTCCTTTTAATAAACCTCGGTCGTCGTTAATCGTGACATTAAAAACGGTTTCTATTTTCTTTAAAGTTTCTGAAACCGGTTTTCTAAAATTAGTATCAGAAGTGCTTTGCGCATTGGCAAATGTCAAAGCAAAAATGGAAACTGCAATTGTAATTATGTATTTGATATTCTTCATTTATATTGTTGAGATTTTAGACACTGATAAAACAGATTCACTTCGTAAAGACGCGGATAAAAACGGATTTTTTAATTATTTTGAATAGAAAAATCCGTGTCAGTCCGTGTTTTCGCGATAGCGAACCCGTGTCATCCGTGTTCTATATTTTGCATTCTATTTTATAATTTCCAGATCCTAATTCTAAAGTTGGTTTCGTTCCATCAAAACCTGTCCTAACTTTTTTATTGTCAATCTTTATTTCCGAACTTTTAGAAACAGGTAATTTTATTGTTGCCGTTGTATTCACCGGAATTTCAACATTCAGAATAAACTTGCCGTCTTTCTTTTCCCAAGACGAAACTATTTTTCCGTAAACCGATTGATAATCTGCTTTCGCGAAAATCATATCGCCCACTACTTCCGGCTGAATAAAGAAATGCTTGAAACCTGGTTTTTCGGGATCTGCCATAATTCCGGCTAAGCTTTGGTAAAACCATTCTTCAATCTGCCCAAGCATAAAATGATTCCACGAATTTCCTTTTCTCGGATCCCATTGTTCCGTTAAAGTCGTTAAACCAAATTTAATCTGAAAACCATAACCCGGCGCATCGTAATGATTGTGCATTTTGTACATGGTTTCGTTCTCACCGTTTCTTGCCAGCGTTTGGAATAAATAGCGATTTCCAACATCTCCAGTTGTTAAACGATCTCCTTTTTCTTTGATGTCAGCCAGTAAATTTTGCATTACAGCCTCTTTATACTGCGGTTCTACGATATTCATGAAAATCGGAACGGCATTGCTAAACTGACTGTTTGTACCGTATTGTTTGGTTTCCGTATTGAAAAATTTTGCATTGAAAGCCGTTTTGATTTCAGAAGCCAAAGTTTCGTATTTCTCGATATCTTCCGTTTTTCCCAACATTTTAGCCGCCTTAGCCACTAAATAAGCCCCATAATAATAATGCGAAGTAGCCGAAAGCGCAATCGGACTGTTTTTTGAATAGCCTGCAGCGTGCGTTCCGTAATCGTACCAGTCGCCTAATCCGTGCGATACAATATGATTTTCTGCTTTTGTGCCTAGATAATCTACATACTTTTTCATTATAGGAAAATATTTTTCCAGTAATGTGGCATCACCGTAATATTCATAATACATCCAAGGCAGAATCACGCCTGTTACACCCCATTCTGGGGAATCGGTAAAGTCACCTCCAAAAATTACATATTCAGGAACGATGGTTGGAATTAATCCGTTATCGCGTTGTGAATCAGAAATATTCTGCATCGTTGCAGGAATAAAAGTCTGTAAATTATAATTGAACATTAAACCCGGACCATTCAAATGAATTTCTTCCAGCCAGCCTAATTTTTCACGCTGCGGACAATCGGTAAAAACACTTTGAAAATTACTTTTTATCGAATTGTTGATCAGCTCGTGTGTTTTATTGAAAATCTCATTCGAACAGGCAAAACTTCCTGCTTCTCCTGCCGAATTGTAAATGAAATTCGATTTTAAATCAACCAAAGTTGGAAGTTCCTTATTCTTATCTTCTTTATAATTAATGTTTTCAATCTGAACATATTGATAGCCGTAGAAACTGAATTTTGGTGTCCATTCTTCAACGTCTTTTCCTTTTAAAGTATAATCGTAATAGTATGGTTTTCCAGATCTTCCCTGAGCAATTGTTCCTTCTTCATTTAATCCTTCGGCTACCCAAACACGAATCGTCTGTCCTTTTTTTCCTTTTACTTTAATAGTTGGAAATCCAGAAAGATTCTGTCCCATATCAAAAACATAGAAATTCGGTTTCAACTCTTTTACGGTTTTTACTTCGTATTGCTTCTGAATTGTAACTGGCGGTGCAGTCTGCGCTCTTAAAACTCCTTTTGGAGCTTCCTGAATTACAACTTTTTTCCAATCAGCATCTTTGAAACCTTTTCTGTTCCAGCCTTTTTGTTCTAAATTGGCGTTGTAATCTTCTCCTCCAAAAATACTATTATACGTAATCGGACTTTTACTGTATTTCCATGTTTCATCCGATTTTATAATTTCTTCTGAACCGTCTTTATAGCTAATTTTCATTTTGAAGAATAAAGTCGGCGGGCCAAAACTCACGAAAAATTTGGTATATCTTTCGGCAAGTGTATTGTACATTCCGTTTCCTAACAAAACACCAATTACGTTATCGCCTTTTTGAAATTCTTTTGAGCTTAATTCGTAAACATTGTAATTAACCGTTTTATCATAATCTGTCCATAAAGGTGCAAATTGACTGTTTCCAACTTTTTTACCATTGATAGTCAATTCATAATGTCCTAAACCTGAGATATAAACAACTGCTTCTTTGATTTCTTTTTTTATTTCGAAAGGTTTACGAAGCATGATACTCCTGCGTGAAAGCGAATCTGAAGCATTGATAAACGAATTCTTTTTTTCTCTGTTGAAAGTGGCTGTATGATAATTTCGGCCTTCCGGTAAATGACTGTCGGCTTTGGTAATCGCCCCAATCCAAATCGAATTTAATTCTGATTCTAATGAAGCGGTTCTAAAAAAAGCTGTTTTGCTCCATTTAGAAATTTTTCCCACTTGATTCCAAACTTTCACTTTCCAGAAATATTTGGTTTCACTTTTTAATGGCTTTCCATTATAAACGATATGCAGATTTTTTTCTGTATTTACTCTTCCAGAATTCCAGATATCTCCATCATCATTATTTAGTTTTTCTTCCGAAGAAGCAACTAAAATCAAATAAGCAAT
The Flavobacterium humidisoli DNA segment above includes these coding regions:
- a CDS encoding glycosyl hydrolase family 95 catalytic domain-containing protein, which encodes MKLKSKITAICFGIFSLTATAQNDLKLWYDKPAAIWNEALPLGNGRLGAMVFGDPAVERLQLNEETIWAGSPNSNAHSKSIEALPKVRQLIFDGKFDEAQDLATKDIMSQTNDGMPYQTFGSVYISFAGHQKYTDYYRDLDISTATAKVKYKVNGIEFTREILTAFSDQVIVVKLSASQPGQITCNVFMNSPIDKTVASTEGNQIILSGLGTNFEGVKGKVKFQGRLTAKNKGGEINASNGILSINKADEVTLYISIATNFKNYQDISGDEIAKSKEYLAKAEVKDFETIKKSHVDYYQKFFNRVALNLGSNDLVKQPTNERIRDFSKQFDPQLAALYFQFGRYLLISSSQPGGQPANLQGIWNDMVTPPWDSKYTTNINAEMNYWPAQVTNLQEMHEPFVQMAKELSVTGAETAKIMYNASGWVLHHNTDIWRVTAPVDSAASGMWPTGGAWICQDLWERYLYTGDKKYLAEIYPIMKGAADFFLDFMVIDPNTKYLVVVPSSSPENTHAGGTGKATIASGTTMDNQLIFDLFTHVTEASALVSPDAAYVKKVRDALAKMPPMKVGKHSQLQEWQEDWDNPKDNHRHVSHLYGLYPSNQISAIKTPELFEAAKQSLIYRTDESTGWSMGWKVNLWARLLDGNHAYKLIQDQLHLVTADQRKGGGTYPNMLDAHQPFQIDGNFGCTAGFAEMLMQSQEDEIHLLPALPSVWKDGSIKGLVARGGFVIDMTWKNNKVSELKIYSKIGGNCRLKVENTLKGNSLKKAKGKNPNPLIYDVQVKKPIISDQAKLEKVKLPNYNIYDVNMKAGQTYTFTGN
- a CDS encoding acetylxylan esterase; translation: MKNIKYIITIAVSIFALTFANAQSTSDTNFRKPVSETLKKIETVFNVTINDDRGLLKGKELDYADWRIEPGNLAISLTNILAPFELMYFKQPDGTYIIRKYENHKVSVDKGKERLFYLESLYSTKEQWEKRKTELKACMITSFGLDKAPPTPKSKPLLTPKRIYKDYSVENIALEILPGVYATGSIYKPYPLNKKAAVILTPDGHFGDGRYRKDEQYRCAIMAKMGAIVVSYDLFAWGESLLQFPEETHRNSIASTVQVLTGIRFLDYLATVKNADMSRVGVTGGSGGGSHTMFLAALDDRIKVSAPVVMVSSHFSGGCPCESGRGIHLCGNGTNNAEISAMMAPKPQLIVSDGKDWTLAVPELEFPFIQRTYELYGKKDLVENAHFAKEGHDFGVSKRMALYPFMAKYLNLDLNKVKNDKGEIDESACVIETYDKLYVFGNKAENLPKNALKDINKLYEMFGEKNLKVYEVKK
- a CDS encoding glycoside hydrolase family 78 protein → MKNFKNIVLAICLLVTLVSKGQILPVHLTTEMAENPLAVVQNQPRLSWKLVSKESDASQIAYLILVASSEEKLNNDDGDIWNSGRVNTEKNLHIVYNGKPLKSETKYFWKVKVWNQVGKISKWSKTAFFRTASLESELNSIWIGAITKADSHLPEGRNYHTATFNREKKNSFINASDSLSRRSIMLRKPFEIKKEIKEAVVYISGLGHYELTINGKKVGNSQFAPLWTDYDKTVNYNVYELSSKEFQKGDNVIGVLLGNGMYNTLAERYTKFFVSFGPPTLFFKMKISYKDGSEEIIKSDETWKYSKSPITYNSIFGGEDYNANLEQKGWNRKGFKDADWKKVVIQEAPKGVLRAQTAPPVTIQKQYEVKTVKELKPNFYVFDMGQNLSGFPTIKVKGKKGQTIRVWVAEGLNEEGTIAQGRSGKPYYYDYTLKGKDVEEWTPKFSFYGYQYVQIENINYKEDKNKELPTLVDLKSNFIYNSAGEAGSFACSNEIFNKTHELINNSIKSNFQSVFTDCPQREKLGWLEEIHLNGPGLMFNYNLQTFIPATMQNISDSQRDNGLIPTIVPEYVIFGGDFTDSPEWGVTGVILPWMYYEYYGDATLLEKYFPIMKKYVDYLGTKAENHIVSHGLGDWYDYGTHAAGYSKNSPIALSATSHYYYGAYLVAKAAKMLGKTEDIEKYETLASEIKTAFNAKFFNTETKQYGTNSQFSNAVPIFMNIVEPQYKEAVMQNLLADIKEKGDRLTTGDVGNRYLFQTLARNGENETMYKMHNHYDAPGYGFQIKFGLTTLTEQWDPRKGNSWNHFMLGQIEEWFYQSLAGIMADPEKPGFKHFFIQPEVVGDMIFAKADYQSVYGKIVSSWEKKDGKFILNVEIPVNTTATIKLPVSKSSEIKIDNKKVRTGFDGTKPTLELGSGNYKIECKI